From a single Deltaproteobacteria bacterium IMCC39524 genomic region:
- the prmA gene encoding 50S ribosomal protein L11 methyltransferase produces MTNKWLEISLTVPDQSVDMVSQILLDLGCTGITAAEKLLDTFVVPSPETLANDPVLKAYFNYPENVELLCETIQRELSSLAGIYPDLAELQMEHRELADHDWASDWQQHFPPFKVGDRLVIHPSWVDWPKTGNEVVLTLDPGQAFGTGTHATTGLCLEALAEHFASRQPPLKILDVGTGSGILAMAGAALGAKDVLACDIDSDACRVAAENVQQNQLDSFVTITEQRLDQISGQYELVLANILAGENIRLANQLVQRLAPQGRLVLSGILIEQEQQVIDGFSPFNLKQLSISHRDEWTCIVYQRL; encoded by the coding sequence ATCTTGGCTGTACCGGAATCACGGCTGCGGAAAAATTACTCGACACGTTTGTCGTGCCCTCACCAGAGACGCTCGCCAACGACCCGGTCCTCAAGGCTTACTTCAACTACCCTGAAAACGTCGAACTCCTCTGCGAAACCATACAGCGGGAGCTAAGCTCATTGGCCGGCATCTATCCCGATCTCGCAGAACTCCAAATGGAGCACCGGGAACTTGCAGACCACGACTGGGCAAGCGACTGGCAGCAGCACTTTCCACCCTTTAAAGTCGGTGATCGCCTCGTCATTCATCCCTCCTGGGTTGACTGGCCCAAAACGGGCAACGAGGTCGTCCTCACACTCGACCCCGGGCAAGCTTTTGGCACCGGCACACATGCCACTACCGGACTCTGCCTGGAAGCCCTCGCCGAGCACTTTGCAAGTAGACAGCCGCCACTAAAAATACTCGACGTTGGTACAGGTTCAGGAATCCTGGCCATGGCGGGTGCCGCACTCGGTGCCAAAGACGTGCTTGCCTGCGACATAGACAGCGATGCCTGCCGGGTTGCCGCAGAGAATGTGCAACAGAATCAACTCGACTCTTTTGTAACCATTACCGAGCAAAGACTGGATCAGATTTCCGGTCAATACGAGCTGGTCCTGGCAAACATTCTGGCCGGAGAAAATATACGACTGGCAAACCAGCTTGTTCAGCGACTGGCCCCACAGGGCCGTCTGGTGCTCTCCGGAATTCTGATTGAACAGGAGCAGCAGGTGATCGACGGCTTTAGCCCCTTTAACTTAAAACAGCTCTCAATAAGCCATCGTGACGAGTGGACCTGTATCGTCTATCAACGATTATGA
- a CDS encoding 16S rRNA (uracil(1498)-N(3))-methyltransferase: MSDPVRFFVPAESLQSAQIVISGEAYHHLRKVLRLRAGAIVLLLDGCGHCCEVQIEQLQAEHATTRLIRQWRETQESLRITLLQALPKGDKFDLVLQKGTELGVHTFQAVETEHAVPNLTAARLKKREQRWQRIASEAARQSRRTFLPEVKPLQNLSEVLEASSSDLKLVLWEAGAMPLAEALPLTPPAGVSLLIGPEGGFSSAEINKITAAGYQPVHLGPRILRAETAGLAATPILQYLYGDWQKAPAGSNLNQHKENP; this comes from the coding sequence ATGAGTGACCCTGTCCGATTTTTCGTCCCCGCAGAAAGCCTGCAAAGCGCCCAGATCGTTATCAGCGGGGAAGCCTATCATCACTTGCGCAAGGTCTTGCGTCTTAGAGCGGGCGCGATCGTCTTGCTGCTAGACGGCTGCGGTCACTGCTGCGAAGTCCAGATCGAACAGTTGCAAGCCGAACATGCAACCACCAGACTCATTCGTCAATGGCGTGAAACTCAGGAGAGCCTGAGAATCACTCTTCTGCAGGCGCTGCCAAAGGGTGACAAATTTGACCTGGTCCTGCAAAAAGGGACAGAACTTGGTGTACACACCTTCCAGGCCGTAGAGACAGAGCATGCCGTCCCGAACCTGACCGCTGCCCGGTTGAAGAAACGAGAACAGCGCTGGCAACGCATCGCCAGTGAAGCGGCGCGCCAGAGCCGCAGAACTTTTTTACCGGAAGTAAAACCCTTACAGAATTTATCAGAAGTTCTGGAAGCATCGAGCAGTGATCTCAAGCTGGTGCTCTGGGAAGCCGGGGCGATGCCACTGGCAGAAGCGCTCCCCTTAACGCCACCTGCAGGTGTCAGCCTGCTGATAGGTCCGGAAGGTGGTTTTTCCAGCGCAGAGATCAACAAGATAACGGCTGCAGGCTACCAACCGGTCCATCTGGGACCAAGAATTTTGCGGGCCGAAACTGCAGGCTTGGCAGCAACCCCTATTTTGCAGTATCTTTATGGCGACTGGCAGAAAGCTCCTGCC